The following proteins come from a genomic window of Miscanthus floridulus cultivar M001 chromosome 2, ASM1932011v1, whole genome shotgun sequence:
- the LOC136540648 gene encoding LOB domain-containing protein CRL1-like, which translates to MTGFGSPCGACKFLRRKCVRGCVFSPYFCHEQGAAHFAAIHKVFGASNVSKLLAHLPLADRPEAAVTISYEAQARLRDPIYGCVAHIFALQQQVMTLQAQLASLKAQAAQGQPGVHEDAKGYVGSAAAEQLGYGYPWCNGNGGVSGGAVGAPAAQPGAYGNGGHESLTVLLGSDYMQQSLYHEFEHAGADDDDGRQGNAFEAAAESSSFGAEESGGWRSSSGYQDCEDLQSVAYAYLNHRS; encoded by the exons ATGACGGGGTTCGGATCACCGTGCGGGGCGTGCAAGTTCCTGCGGCGCAAGTGCGTGCGCGGCTGCGTCTTCTCGCCCTACTTCTGCCACGAGCAGGGCGCGGCGCACTTCGCCGCCATCCACAAGGTGTTCGGCGCCAGCAACGTGTCCAAGCTGCTCGCGCACCTGCCACTCGCCGATCGCCCGGAGGCCGCCGTCACCATCTCCTACGAGGCGCAGGCGAGGCTGCGCGACCCCATCTACGGCTGTGTCGCCCACATCTTCGCGCTCCAGCAGCAG GTGATGACCTTGCAGGCGCAGCTGGCGTCGCTCAAGGCGCAGGCGGCGCAGGGGCAGCCGGGCGTGCACGAGGACGCCAAGGGCTACGTGGGCAGCGCCGCCGCGGAGCAGCTAGGGTACGGCTACCCCTGGTGCAACGGCAATGGAGGCGTCTCTGGAGGCGCCGTGGGTGCGCCCGCCGCGCAGCCGGGCGCGTACGGCAATGGCGGGCACGAGTCCCTGACCGTGCTGCTGGGGTCGGACTACATGCAACAGTCGCTGTACCACGAGTTCGAGCACGCCGgcgcggacgacgacgacggccggCAGGGGAACGCCTTCGAGGCAGCGGCGGAGTCCTCGTCGTTCGGGGCGGAGGAGAGCGGCGGCTGGAGGTCGTCGTCGGGATACCAAGACTGCGAGGACCTGCAGAGCGTGGCTTACGCTTACCTGAACCATCGCTCGTAA